One Osmerus mordax isolate fOsmMor3 chromosome 25, fOsmMor3.pri, whole genome shotgun sequence DNA window includes the following coding sequences:
- the LOC136933335 gene encoding uncharacterized protein produces the protein MHGGSGRQGETRSSHRNRYGPPGSGGRTGGAAGRGRERRAGGGERGPGGSQDRTPQDRAGRTAKPDNRGGQGHDNGAGGSNPGREEKDGQVHVMTRGTAARREADTGGRPGGRGGHRGGNGRCCGQSESRGDRAPTGKAAAGAGRMARAGTPRGTAARRERDSGRPGGRSGQGEAL, from the coding sequence ATGCATGGAGGCTCCGGCAGgcaaggagagacaaggagcagcCATCGAAATCGTTACGGACCACCAGGGTCGGGGGGCCGGACgggaggggctgcagggaggggcagggaaaggAGGGCCGGAGGAGGCGAAAGGGGGCCAGGTGGAAGCCAGGACCGGACACCCCAGGACCGGGCAGGGCGGACAGCGAAACCCgacaacagaggaggacagggccacGACAACGGTGCGGGGGGCAGCAACCCgggacgggaggagaaggacggccAGGTCCACGTAATGACCCGGGGGACGGCCGcccggagggaggcagacacgGGGGGGAGGcccggaggcagagggggccacAGAGGGGGCAACGGGAGGTGCTGTGGGCAGAGCGAAAGCAGGGGCGACAGGGCCCCAACAGGGAAGGCAGCAGCCGGGGCGGGCAGGATGGCCAGAGCGGGGACACCCAGGGGGACAGCGgcccggagggagagagacagtggaaggccaggaggcaggagcGGGCAGGGGGAGGCGCTGTAG